The following coding sequences lie in one Brevibacterium marinum genomic window:
- a CDS encoding diaminopimelate decarboxylase, giving the protein MHSSQSGPSFQASRNRVITAVANRPTGTGADLDDVTPTFDGVTPALTDETPVIGLIDLDQVADAYEQLSSAFAGETDVLHAVACKAVPLQPMLRFYAESGAGCEVASPGELELALTAGFAPESIVFDSPAKTLSELRRAVSLGVSMNIDNFDELERLDTLLDGTGPSATAHRGSEAASARMGIRINPQSGTGRIGALSTATQTSKFGIGVADSGAREAVIEAYLARPWLNQIHVHSGSQGIGLDQAAAGIDVVVELAKEINARAADDVRGAERNAEPSQAQSRDRQITRIDIGGGLPVNFAGEDVTPTFAEYRAVLEEQVPDLFDFDIITEFGRALLAKAGTILTHVEYAKTTGGRRIAMTHAGVQVATRTAYAPDDWPLRILPFDPDGNPKTAEAVPTDVAGPACFAGDLLARDRMLPRLDAGDIVAVPDTGAYYFSNPFSYNLLPRVPVYGYRVQPAAVGADEAEADVGADARSRLGDDADPLLDEGRLEFSIIRRGQTLAEVLAEAGGAEIAQFHPMQSRFHPVQSR; this is encoded by the coding sequence ATGCACAGCAGTCAATCGGGACCGTCGTTCCAGGCCAGCCGCAATCGTGTGATCACGGCAGTCGCGAACCGGCCCACGGGTACCGGCGCCGACCTCGACGACGTGACGCCCACGTTCGACGGCGTGACGCCCGCTCTCACCGACGAGACACCGGTGATCGGCCTCATCGACCTCGACCAGGTCGCAGACGCATACGAGCAGCTGAGCTCGGCCTTCGCCGGGGAAACCGACGTTCTCCACGCCGTGGCCTGCAAGGCCGTTCCGCTGCAGCCGATGCTGCGCTTCTACGCCGAATCCGGTGCCGGCTGCGAAGTGGCCAGTCCGGGCGAGCTGGAACTGGCACTGACGGCCGGCTTCGCCCCGGAATCCATCGTGTTCGACTCCCCGGCGAAGACCCTGAGTGAGCTCAGGCGCGCCGTGTCACTCGGGGTGTCGATGAACATCGACAACTTCGACGAACTCGAACGACTCGACACGCTCCTCGACGGGACGGGCCCCTCGGCGACTGCACACCGCGGCTCCGAGGCCGCCTCGGCGAGGATGGGGATCCGGATCAATCCGCAGTCGGGCACCGGCAGGATCGGTGCGCTGTCCACTGCCACGCAGACCTCGAAGTTCGGCATCGGGGTCGCGGACTCCGGCGCCCGCGAGGCAGTCATCGAGGCCTACCTCGCGCGTCCCTGGCTCAACCAGATCCACGTGCATTCGGGCTCCCAGGGGATCGGCCTCGACCAGGCCGCTGCAGGCATCGATGTCGTCGTCGAGCTGGCGAAGGAGATCAATGCTCGTGCCGCGGACGATGTTCGTGGCGCGGAACGGAATGCGGAACCATCACAGGCTCAGTCTCGCGACCGTCAGATCACCCGCATCGACATCGGCGGCGGCCTGCCCGTGAACTTCGCGGGCGAGGACGTCACCCCGACGTTCGCCGAATACCGTGCTGTGCTCGAGGAGCAGGTCCCCGACCTGTTCGACTTCGACATCATCACCGAGTTCGGACGCGCGCTCCTGGCCAAGGCCGGCACCATCCTCACCCACGTCGAATACGCGAAGACGACCGGCGGTCGGCGCATCGCCATGACTCACGCGGGTGTCCAGGTCGCCACGCGCACGGCCTACGCCCCCGACGACTGGCCGCTGCGGATCCTCCCCTTCGACCCGGACGGCAATCCCAAAACCGCCGAGGCGGTGCCCACCGACGTCGCGGGACCCGCCTGCTTCGCCGGTGATCTCCTGGCCCGCGACCGCATGCTGCCGCGCCTCGACGCCGGCGACATCGTGGCCGTCCCCGACACCGGCGCCTACTACTTCTCCAATCCGTTCTCCTACAACCTGCTGCCGCGCGTGCCCGTGTACGGGTACCGGGTGCAGCCGGCCGCAGTGGGAGCCGACGAAGCAGAAGCGGACGTGGGCGCGGACGCCCGCAGCCGCCTCGGCGATGATGCCGATCCGCTCCTCGACGAAGGGAGACTCGAGTTCTCGATCATTCGCCGCGGACAGACCCTCGCGGAGGTCCTCGCCGAGGCTGGAGGGGCGGAGATCGCACAGTTTCATCCGATGCAGAGTCGGTTTCACCCGGTGCAGAGTCGGTGA
- a CDS encoding ABC transporter substrate-binding protein, with the protein MFTQGKLRRRLVTGFAGLAAMALVGSIAAAPAQAATEEAEDPSVMRIATDDFIDSFNPFTSFYLMPTNTFKYMYENLVANSAETGDVIEGLATEWNTEEGGKRWTYKIRPEMKWSDGEPLTSEDVAWTYNQMMEKDELSVANGGLVENFAKVEAPDESTVVITLKEPQANNPGQEIPVVPKHVWSKIDKPGEFKNEENTVGSGPFQLESYEANKSVTLKSNPNFWRGEPTLDKIQYRYYTNSDAQVQAIRSGEVDFITGLTPEQFKAIEDADGVETNVGNGRRFSGISINSGLADADGEEFGTGHAALKDKKVRQAIRAGIDIDTLREQVMQDYAQPATSFVPSVYEKWALPEDDPVITGFDVERAKKLLDEAGWKEGSDGIREKDGEKLSLRFLTDADATVEQNTAKFVKPWMKDIGIELKNEASDVDTVSERSTKGDYDMYFSGWSLSPDPDYQLFINTCGSRPDAEGSGGTSQDGYCSEEFDKLYQQQHVELDENKRAELVHQALALHYEDTASITLWYQNQLEAFRSDRFTGFTKQPTDGGIIANQVGYWGYSSVEPASAADASGGGGMGAGGWIGIAAAAIVVIGGGGFLISRRKKSDDRE; encoded by the coding sequence ATGTTCACGCAAGGAAAGCTGCGCAGACGGCTGGTCACGGGCTTTGCCGGTCTTGCGGCAATGGCTCTTGTCGGCTCCATCGCAGCCGCTCCCGCCCAGGCCGCGACCGAAGAGGCCGAGGACCCGTCGGTGATGCGGATCGCCACGGACGATTTCATCGACTCGTTCAATCCGTTCACCTCGTTCTACCTGATGCCGACGAATACGTTCAAATACATGTATGAGAACCTCGTCGCCAACAGTGCCGAGACCGGTGATGTGATCGAGGGTCTCGCCACCGAATGGAACACGGAGGAGGGCGGCAAACGCTGGACGTACAAGATCCGCCCCGAGATGAAGTGGTCCGACGGGGAACCGCTGACATCCGAGGACGTGGCATGGACGTATAACCAGATGATGGAAAAGGACGAACTCTCCGTCGCCAACGGCGGGCTCGTGGAGAACTTCGCCAAGGTCGAGGCACCTGATGAGTCCACCGTGGTCATCACGCTGAAGGAGCCGCAGGCGAACAATCCCGGCCAGGAGATCCCTGTCGTGCCGAAACACGTCTGGTCGAAGATCGACAAGCCGGGAGAGTTCAAGAACGAAGAGAACACCGTCGGCTCGGGACCGTTCCAGCTCGAGAGCTACGAGGCGAACAAGTCCGTCACGCTCAAGTCCAATCCGAACTTCTGGCGGGGCGAACCCACTCTCGACAAGATCCAGTACCGCTACTACACGAACTCCGACGCGCAGGTCCAAGCCATACGCTCCGGTGAGGTCGATTTCATCACAGGGCTGACACCCGAGCAGTTCAAGGCGATCGAAGACGCAGACGGTGTCGAGACCAATGTGGGCAACGGCCGCCGGTTCAGCGGCATCTCGATCAACTCGGGTCTGGCCGATGCCGACGGTGAGGAATTCGGCACCGGTCATGCGGCGCTGAAGGACAAGAAGGTCCGGCAGGCCATTCGTGCCGGCATCGACATCGACACCCTGCGCGAACAGGTCATGCAGGACTACGCCCAGCCGGCCACGAGCTTCGTGCCGTCGGTGTATGAGAAGTGGGCGCTGCCCGAGGACGATCCTGTGATCACCGGGTTCGATGTCGAGAGGGCGAAGAAGCTTCTCGACGAAGCCGGCTGGAAGGAAGGTTCGGACGGCATTCGCGAGAAGGACGGGGAGAAGCTCTCACTGCGTTTCCTCACCGATGCGGATGCGACGGTTGAGCAGAACACGGCGAAGTTCGTCAAGCCGTGGATGAAGGACATCGGCATCGAGCTCAAGAACGAGGCCAGCGATGTCGACACCGTCTCGGAACGTTCGACCAAAGGCGACTACGACATGTACTTCTCCGGCTGGTCGCTCAGCCCGGATCCCGACTACCAGCTCTTCATCAACACGTGTGGCTCGCGCCCCGATGCCGAAGGCAGCGGCGGCACCTCGCAGGACGGCTACTGCAGCGAGGAGTTCGACAAGCTCTACCAGCAGCAGCACGTCGAGCTCGACGAGAACAAGCGCGCCGAGCTCGTCCACCAGGCGCTGGCCCTGCACTACGAAGACACGGCTTCGATCACGCTGTGGTATCAGAATCAGCTTGAGGCTTTCCGCTCGGATCGGTTCACCGGCTTCACCAAGCAGCCGACCGATGGCGGAATCATCGCCAACCAGGTCGGCTACTGGGGCTACTCTTCGGTCGAACCCGCCAGCGCGGCCGACGCCTCCGGAGGCGGCGGCATGGGTGCCGGCGGCTGGATCGGAATCGCCGCCGCGGCCATCGTGGTCATCGGCGGGGGCGGCTTCCTGATCAGTCGTCGCAAGAAGTCCGACGATCGCGAATAG
- a CDS encoding TRAP transporter fused permease subunit, giving the protein MSDDPTPPRPSSSSAGAVAEQTAAAERASAEILRNVDTSSRFRTNLGWWVWVIGGISVVFTLYHLYAALERPFNTWMHSSLHLAGATALIFFLYPASKKLLDAPTGGNRVADILIGRGKGVPWYDVVLGSAGLFCNLYIFFDYTRLVSNSVQILGYSDFDYAVAILGVLLILEATRRCVGLPIVIIAGVAILYGLFGNYSPVFRHSGLSIDDFATNMFLSNGTGIFGTPIQVSANFIFLFLFFAVLLVHTNIGQFFNDLAFRLTGRFTGGPAKAAVVASGLQGMVSGSSVANTVASGSFTIPLMKKAGFKPHFAAATEATASTGGQVMPPIMGAAAFIMAQNVPDLEYNGLIVIAIIPAVLYFLGAFLSIHFESKTSGILGMAKSSLPNGVELLKRLDLLLPLVVIVLTLLSGMSPIRAALFGIGTGFVLSFLRKLTRLTPRAFIDLLISGARTALPVIAACATAGIVAGTVTVTGLGGQLGKGLVNLAGGNFFIVLFMVMIACLVLGMGLPTTANYVVTATVAAPILYNNFDVPLIAAHMFVFFFGILADITPPVCLAAYAGAGIAGANPMRAGVTAVRIAIAGFLIPYVFILQPALLLQGTWQDMLIALVTLILGMVGVAAGLAGYFFGAANVVERVLLFVGGIALVYPSLWISVAGLVVLVIIAIEQKLRKAITSEQIAARLATQRV; this is encoded by the coding sequence GTGAGTGACGACCCGACGCCGCCTCGGCCATCATCGTCGTCGGCCGGGGCGGTCGCCGAGCAGACTGCAGCGGCGGAGCGGGCCTCCGCCGAGATCCTTCGGAACGTCGACACTTCGAGCCGCTTTCGCACGAATCTCGGATGGTGGGTGTGGGTGATCGGCGGCATCTCGGTCGTCTTCACCCTCTACCACCTCTACGCCGCGCTGGAGCGTCCATTCAACACGTGGATGCACTCGTCCCTGCATCTTGCGGGGGCAACGGCCCTGATCTTCTTCCTCTATCCGGCCAGCAAGAAGCTGCTCGACGCGCCGACCGGCGGAAACCGCGTCGCCGACATCCTCATCGGTCGTGGCAAGGGGGTCCCCTGGTACGACGTCGTCCTCGGGTCGGCAGGCCTGTTCTGCAATCTCTACATCTTCTTCGACTACACGCGCCTGGTGAGCAATTCGGTGCAGATCCTCGGATACTCCGACTTCGACTACGCGGTGGCCATACTCGGCGTGCTCCTCATCCTCGAAGCCACACGCCGATGCGTCGGTCTTCCGATCGTCATCATCGCAGGCGTCGCGATCCTCTACGGCCTCTTCGGCAACTACAGCCCCGTCTTCAGACACTCGGGACTGAGCATCGACGATTTCGCCACGAATATGTTCCTGTCGAACGGCACCGGCATCTTCGGAACACCGATCCAAGTGTCGGCGAACTTCATCTTCCTGTTCCTGTTCTTCGCGGTGCTGCTCGTGCACACGAACATCGGGCAGTTCTTCAACGACCTCGCCTTCAGGCTCACAGGCAGGTTCACCGGCGGCCCGGCGAAGGCGGCTGTGGTCGCCTCGGGCCTCCAGGGAATGGTCTCGGGGTCCTCGGTGGCGAACACGGTCGCCTCTGGCTCATTCACCATTCCTCTGATGAAGAAGGCCGGCTTCAAACCTCACTTCGCCGCCGCGACAGAGGCCACGGCGTCGACCGGCGGTCAGGTCATGCCACCGATCATGGGCGCTGCGGCGTTCATCATGGCCCAGAACGTGCCCGACCTCGAATACAACGGGCTCATCGTCATCGCGATCATCCCCGCTGTCCTCTACTTCCTGGGAGCATTCCTCTCCATCCACTTCGAATCGAAGACGAGCGGAATCCTGGGAATGGCGAAGAGCAGCCTGCCCAACGGTGTCGAACTGCTCAAACGGCTCGACCTGCTGCTGCCGCTTGTCGTCATCGTCCTCACGCTGCTGTCCGGCATGTCGCCGATCCGTGCGGCCCTGTTCGGAATCGGCACCGGTTTCGTCCTCAGCTTCCTGCGCAAGCTCACCCGCCTCACGCCGCGGGCGTTCATCGACCTTCTCATCTCGGGGGCGAGGACTGCTCTGCCGGTCATCGCAGCGTGTGCCACGGCCGGGATCGTCGCCGGCACCGTCACAGTGACAGGGCTGGGCGGTCAGCTGGGCAAGGGCCTCGTCAACTTGGCCGGCGGGAACTTCTTCATCGTGCTGTTCATGGTGATGATCGCCTGCCTGGTGCTCGGCATGGGGCTTCCGACGACTGCGAACTACGTTGTGACAGCAACTGTCGCGGCACCGATCCTGTACAACAACTTCGACGTCCCGCTCATCGCTGCGCACATGTTCGTGTTCTTCTTCGGCATCCTCGCCGACATCACGCCCCCTGTCTGCCTGGCGGCCTACGCCGGCGCGGGCATCGCAGGAGCGAACCCGATGCGAGCAGGAGTGACCGCGGTGCGAATCGCCATCGCCGGGTTCCTCATCCCCTATGTCTTCATTCTGCAGCCGGCTCTGCTGCTGCAGGGAACCTGGCAGGACATGCTGATCGCTCTCGTGACACTGATCTTGGGCATGGTCGGCGTCGCCGCGGGACTGGCGGGCTATTTCTTCGGGGCAGCGAACGTGGTCGAAAGGGTGCTGCTCTTCGTCGGCGGAATCGCCTTGGTCTATCCGAGCCTGTGGATCTCGGTGGCAGGGCTGGTGGTCCTGGTCATCATCGCCATCGAACAGAAGCTGCGGAAGGCGATCACTTCGGAGCAGATCGCGGCCCGACTCGCGACCCAGAGAGTCTGA
- a CDS encoding PucR family transcriptional regulator, with product MSETNALRVSRLLRETAGFLLPLTRTDVDVGVSRIEFDLDLTDSHPGLTSAADLSGAVVLVTEAVDSPVGLGRIRERYSGAAVLIVPPGTHSHLGEGGDPAVEAPLLLERSTGVTWSEVLVHLRQLNEGASSALAWPDVDDLSALAAVIAEMTGASITIEDPASRVLAHSNLGDDIDDIRRETILSGAIPDWRIAELEESGFLDVVRRSTDVVERPAAGSGPARSVIALRSEGELLGTIWAAYPDSVTPGSLREVLRDAARAAVPVMLRTLRRSPFEKRIRREALGSILGGSPDLGPAATLLALPFSGHYATLAFAEVAPEREPVLRFHLRAAFADAVLAHVGTRGHLAVLVHMSESMSAVEVKSHVASALHRSLPATAPLHFGVGTAVERLDHVHRSWTEAVYVVDALLARGPGRATNEDDRAAAGEGETSAARGATAEDVAAEFVGLEAADALRSVGSRITEPACAVADHDEKHQGQLLETLRVYFATVGNSAEASRRLHVHTNSLRHRLSRIEEITGLSTADRAGRLWLELAVLVFDRQRA from the coding sequence ATGAGCGAAACGAATGCCCTGCGTGTCTCCCGCCTGCTGCGGGAGACCGCAGGGTTTCTGCTTCCCCTGACGCGGACCGACGTCGACGTCGGCGTGAGTCGCATCGAGTTCGACCTCGACCTCACGGACTCGCATCCCGGCCTCACCTCCGCAGCTGACCTCTCGGGCGCCGTCGTCCTCGTTACGGAAGCCGTGGACTCTCCGGTCGGGCTGGGCCGGATCCGTGAGAGGTATTCGGGTGCCGCGGTCCTGATCGTGCCGCCGGGAACCCACTCCCACCTCGGCGAGGGGGGCGACCCTGCGGTTGAGGCGCCGCTTCTGCTCGAACGATCGACGGGCGTGACCTGGTCCGAGGTGCTGGTCCATCTGCGGCAGCTCAACGAGGGCGCCTCAAGCGCTCTGGCCTGGCCCGACGTCGACGATCTCAGCGCTCTGGCCGCGGTCATCGCGGAGATGACGGGTGCATCGATCACGATCGAGGACCCGGCTTCGCGCGTGCTCGCGCACTCCAACCTCGGCGATGACATCGACGACATCCGACGCGAGACGATCCTGTCCGGTGCGATCCCCGATTGGCGCATCGCCGAGCTCGAGGAGTCCGGATTCCTCGACGTCGTCCGCCGTTCGACCGACGTCGTCGAGCGACCGGCCGCCGGTTCCGGCCCGGCTCGGTCCGTCATCGCGCTGCGCAGTGAGGGCGAGCTGCTCGGTACGATCTGGGCCGCCTACCCCGATTCCGTGACACCGGGCTCCCTGCGCGAGGTCCTCCGTGATGCCGCCCGCGCGGCCGTTCCCGTGATGCTGCGGACCCTGCGGCGCTCACCCTTCGAAAAGCGCATCCGTCGTGAGGCGCTCGGCTCGATCCTCGGCGGTTCGCCGGATCTGGGGCCCGCCGCGACCCTGCTCGCGCTGCCCTTCTCCGGGCACTATGCGACCTTGGCCTTCGCCGAGGTGGCCCCCGAGCGGGAGCCCGTGCTCCGGTTCCATCTCCGGGCCGCCTTCGCCGATGCCGTGCTCGCACACGTCGGAACGCGCGGTCACCTGGCCGTGCTCGTGCACATGAGCGAGAGCATGTCGGCGGTCGAGGTCAAGTCCCACGTCGCCTCGGCGCTGCACCGCTCGCTGCCTGCGACCGCGCCGCTTCACTTCGGCGTCGGCACGGCCGTCGAACGTCTCGACCATGTGCATCGGTCCTGGACCGAGGCGGTCTACGTCGTCGACGCGCTGCTGGCCAGGGGCCCGGGCCGGGCAACGAACGAGGACGACCGCGCAGCGGCAGGAGAGGGCGAAACGAGTGCGGCGCGCGGTGCCACGGCCGAGGACGTTGCGGCCGAATTCGTCGGGCTCGAAGCCGCGGATGCGCTGCGATCCGTAGGGTCTCGCATCACAGAGCCCGCTTGCGCGGTCGCAGATCACGATGAGAAGCATCAGGGGCAGCTGCTCGAGACCCTGCGCGTGTACTTCGCGACGGTCGGCAACTCCGCCGAGGCCTCGCGTCGTCTTCATGTGCACACGAATTCGCTGCGTCATCGTCTCAGTCGGATCGAGGAGATCACGGGTCTGTCGACCGCCGATCGCGCGGGACGGCTGTGGCTCGAGCTCGCAGTGCTCGTGTTCGATCGCCAGCGAGCCTGA
- a CDS encoding TAXI family TRAP transporter solute-binding subunit, whose protein sequence is MSIRRMTAAAVAALALSLSACGSGGGSGGGGETTEDLTLGTGGTSGTYYPLGGELATIFEENVDGVTVNYVESGASAENLGKIYQGEWQLGFTQSDTANNAVKGELEDLDGTKIDNVAWIASMYPEAAHIIVREDSGIESVKDLKGKKVAVGDAGSGTRAISDAILDAAGIAESDYTPEITDFGASTDMLADKQIDATIFVVGTPVAGLTQLAATTDVKLLGLDEKTTSAIEENTGAESYDISTDAYDFLDEDVPTVSVFASLVASTDQVSEDTAYGLTKALFEHTGDVTLDVGKSITKDTAMLGIGEVPMHPGAKKYYDEEGIDLP, encoded by the coding sequence ATGAGTATCCGACGCATGACCGCAGCGGCCGTCGCCGCACTTGCACTCAGCCTCTCCGCCTGTGGATCCGGGGGCGGATCCGGCGGAGGAGGTGAGACCACGGAGGACCTGACCCTCGGAACCGGCGGCACCTCCGGAACGTACTACCCCCTCGGCGGAGAACTCGCCACCATCTTCGAGGAGAACGTCGACGGGGTCACCGTCAACTATGTGGAATCCGGTGCCTCGGCCGAGAACCTCGGCAAGATCTACCAGGGTGAGTGGCAGCTGGGCTTCACTCAGAGCGACACCGCGAACAATGCCGTCAAGGGTGAGCTCGAGGACCTGGACGGCACGAAGATCGACAACGTCGCGTGGATCGCCTCGATGTATCCCGAAGCAGCGCACATCATCGTGCGCGAAGACTCGGGGATCGAGTCCGTCAAGGATCTCAAGGGCAAGAAGGTCGCTGTCGGGGATGCCGGATCGGGCACCCGCGCGATCTCGGACGCGATCCTCGATGCGGCCGGCATCGCCGAATCCGACTACACCCCGGAGATCACCGACTTCGGGGCATCGACCGATATGCTCGCTGACAAACAGATCGACGCCACGATATTCGTCGTCGGCACTCCGGTCGCCGGCCTGACCCAGCTGGCGGCGACGACCGACGTCAAACTGCTCGGCCTCGACGAGAAGACGACTTCGGCGATCGAAGAGAACACCGGCGCCGAGTCCTATGACATCTCCACGGATGCCTATGACTTCCTCGACGAGGATGTGCCCACAGTGTCCGTCTTCGCATCGCTGGTCGCGTCCACGGACCAGGTCAGTGAGGACACCGCCTACGGACTGACCAAGGCTCTGTTCGAGCACACCGGTGATGTCACCCTCGATGTCGGGAAATCGATCACCAAGGATACGGCCATGCTGGGAATCGGCGAGGTGCCGATGCACCCCGGTGCAAAGAAGTACTACGACGAAGAGGGCATTGACCTGCCGTGA
- the gabT gene encoding 4-aminobutyrate--2-oxoglutarate transaminase — translation MTALEIGGEALPQERKLVTEIPGPKSREIESRRKSAVASGVGSSLPAYMVAAGGGILKDVDGNQLIDLGSGIAVTTAGNANPRVVKGATEQLEAFTHTCFMVNPYESYVEVAEALNRLTPGDHEKRTLLLNSGAEAVENAVKIARAHTGRDAVVVFDHAYHGRTNLTMAMTAKAAPYKAGFGPFAGEVYRAPMSYPYRDNDAAGTKVSGEDAAKRVIDMIEKQVGSEYVAAVVIEPIQGEGGFIVPAEGFLPALAEYAREKGIVFVADEVQAGFARTGKMFASEWEDVVPDIITTAKGIAGGLPLSAVTGRAEIMDSVGPGRLGGTYGGNPVACAAALGAIESYENDGLVDNAGHIGEIVTDRLTKLQSQYPQVGDVRGRGAMIAAEFVQHDSIAPNPDLVKKIADHCAKNGVLVLTTGTFGNILRFLPPLTISDELLGDAFDVIEEAIAASVG, via the coding sequence ATGACAGCTTTGGAAATTGGCGGCGAAGCTCTGCCGCAGGAACGTAAACTCGTCACCGAGATCCCCGGACCGAAGTCCCGTGAGATCGAGTCGCGTCGCAAGTCCGCCGTCGCCTCGGGAGTCGGCTCCAGCCTGCCTGCCTATATGGTCGCCGCCGGCGGCGGAATCCTCAAGGACGTCGACGGCAATCAGCTCATCGACCTCGGCTCCGGCATCGCCGTGACCACGGCCGGGAACGCGAACCCGCGGGTCGTCAAGGGCGCCACCGAGCAGCTCGAGGCCTTCACCCACACCTGCTTCATGGTCAACCCCTACGAGAGCTACGTCGAAGTCGCCGAGGCTCTCAACCGTCTGACCCCTGGTGACCACGAGAAGCGCACGCTGCTGCTCAACTCCGGTGCCGAAGCTGTCGAGAACGCTGTCAAGATCGCCCGTGCACACACCGGCCGTGACGCCGTCGTCGTCTTCGACCACGCATACCACGGTCGCACCAACCTGACCATGGCGATGACTGCGAAGGCCGCTCCCTACAAGGCCGGCTTCGGCCCCTTCGCCGGCGAGGTCTACCGCGCCCCCATGTCCTACCCGTACCGTGACAATGATGCCGCCGGTACGAAGGTCAGCGGCGAGGACGCGGCCAAGCGCGTCATCGACATGATCGAGAAACAGGTCGGCTCCGAATACGTCGCCGCCGTCGTCATCGAACCCATTCAGGGTGAGGGCGGCTTCATCGTCCCGGCCGAGGGATTCCTGCCCGCACTGGCCGAATACGCCCGTGAGAAGGGCATCGTCTTCGTCGCGGACGAGGTCCAGGCCGGCTTCGCCCGCACCGGCAAGATGTTCGCTTCCGAGTGGGAGGACGTCGTTCCCGACATCATCACCACGGCCAAGGGCATTGCCGGCGGCCTTCCGCTCTCGGCCGTGACCGGGCGTGCGGAGATCATGGACTCGGTCGGACCGGGACGCCTCGGCGGCACCTACGGCGGCAATCCGGTTGCCTGTGCGGCAGCGCTGGGCGCCATCGAATCCTACGAGAACGACGGTCTCGTCGACAACGCCGGACACATCGGCGAGATCGTCACCGACCGTCTGACCAAGCTGCAGTCGCAATACCCTCAGGTCGGTGACGTCCGCGGCCGCGGTGCCATGATCGCCGCCGAGTTCGTCCAGCACGACTCGATCGCCCCGAACCCGGACCTCGTGAAGAAGATCGCCGATCACTGTGCGAAGAACGGCGTCCTCGTGCTGACCACGGGAACCTTCGGCAACATCCTGCGCTTCCTGCCGCCGCTGACGATCTCCGATGAGCTGCTCGGTGATGCCTTCGACGTCATCGAAGAGGCCATCGCCGCTTCGGTGGGCTGA
- a CDS encoding ABC transporter permease subunit gives MTIPTHDPPTPAGGPEPDSSGAGGGRDTDEPSKGGSFLGYLLRKLGGALTSMILVIVLGFFAFRMLPGDPVLKIAQERRMSPAQIAELRSQYGLDDPLVVQFWDYLVGIFTGELGESYVYRKPVSELIVDYLGPTLLLTATAAVIAITLGLWLGQLSAWRRNSPFDKLASSTSLVFWSVPTFWLGLILLMIFGGTLQWLPTGGMITPGLDPWSFAGIIDVITHLILPVITMVAVVYAQFLMVMRASLVEEMSEDYLTTARAKGLTEDEVRRKHAVPNALLPTVTVVFMHLGGLIAGAVTVEAVFSWPGLGKLTFEAISGPDLPLLQGTFVVFSAIIIVMNLAADIVYRFLDPRVRRA, from the coding sequence GTGACGATACCGACCCACGATCCGCCAACCCCGGCGGGCGGCCCCGAACCCGACAGCTCCGGCGCCGGGGGCGGCCGCGACACGGACGAACCGTCGAAGGGCGGGTCGTTCCTCGGCTACCTTCTGCGCAAACTCGGCGGAGCCCTGACCTCGATGATCCTGGTCATCGTGCTCGGCTTCTTCGCGTTCCGCATGCTCCCCGGCGACCCCGTGCTCAAGATCGCCCAGGAACGCCGCATGAGCCCGGCCCAGATCGCCGAACTGCGCAGTCAGTACGGCCTCGACGACCCGCTGGTCGTCCAGTTCTGGGACTATCTGGTCGGCATCTTCACCGGCGAACTGGGTGAGAGCTACGTCTATCGCAAGCCCGTCTCCGAGCTCATCGTCGACTATCTGGGTCCGACGCTTCTGCTCACGGCCACCGCGGCCGTCATCGCGATCACCCTGGGCCTGTGGCTGGGCCAGCTCTCTGCCTGGCGCCGCAATTCGCCCTTCGACAAGCTCGCGTCCTCGACCTCGCTCGTGTTCTGGTCGGTGCCGACCTTCTGGCTGGGCCTCATCCTGCTCATGATCTTCGGCGGCACCCTGCAGTGGCTGCCCACCGGCGGCATGATCACCCCCGGGCTCGACCCGTGGTCCTTCGCCGGCATCATCGACGTGATCACACACCTCATCCTGCCCGTCATCACCATGGTCGCCGTCGTCTACGCACAGTTCCTCATGGTCATGCGCGCCTCGCTCGTGGAAGAGATGAGTGAGGACTATCTCACGACCGCACGCGCCAAGGGGCTGACCGAGGACGAGGTGCGTCGCAAGCACGCGGTGCCCAATGCGCTGCTGCCCACGGTCACGGTCGTCTTCATGCACCTCGGCGGACTCATCGCCGGCGCGGTCACCGTCGAAGCGGTGTTCTCCTGGCCGGGCCTGGGCAAGCTCACCTTCGAAGCGATCAGCGGACCCGACCTGCCGCTGCTGCAGGGCACGTTCGTCGTGTTCTCTGCCATCATCATCGTCATGAACTTGGCGGCGGACATCGTCTACCGGTTTCTGGATCCACGAGTCAGGAGGGCATGA